The genomic region GATCCAGGTCAAGCGCGCGGGAAAATGCTCAAGGGTTCAACCACCTTACGGAGCACAGGCAGGAACTGCAGCCCCGATTCCCCTTGCATTTTACCGGGCTATCTTCTACCATCACAAAGCCTGCAGGGCGCTCCCCGCAAGGGACGGACCAGCCGCCGGCTGCATAAAAAATAAACACCCGGTCTTGGGTGGAGCTACATGTCAGATAGATACGTCGAGAAAAATTTCCTCTATTTGCTGCTTTTTTCAGCACTGCTCCACGCAGGTGCCTTTTTAATTATCACGTCACTGCCCCAAGGACAACCCAAAACCGCTCCAGAGCCAACTTTCGTTGACCTTACCGACCTCCCGGAGTTGAAACCCCAGCCGAAACTGCAGAAAAAAGAGGCACCAAAGCCGGAGATCAAGCGGTATTCGGAGACCCCGCAGCGGGTGGCGAAGGAAATGGCCCCCAAAGGTAGAGGTGCCTTCGAGCGCCTGGTGCCGACTCTCCCCAGCTTGCAACAACCGCGCCAGGCTCAGCCGCACTCCGCAGCTCCCGCGCCGCCACAGCCTGAGGATACGGCAAAGGCGCCGGTTCCCCGCGGCGAGGGGATACTGAAGCCGCGCGCGCAGCAGTTGGACCGCTCCCGACTCTTCCCCAGCGCCAGCCGTCTCGCGCGCCTGGAGGAGAGCTACCGGGAGAAGTACCGAAGCGAGGTCGAGGAGGGAGAGACCCGCTTCCTCAACACCGAGGACATCCAGTTTGGCTCGTTCCTGCGCCGCCTGGAGACAGCTGTCTACGGCGTCTGGCACTACCCGCAGGCGGCGCTTTTGCGCGGCATCGAGGGAACCACCCCGGTCAGGATCACCTTCAACAGGAAAGGTGAGATCATGAAGGTCGACCTCCTGGAGAGCTCAGGGAGCAAGATCCTCGACGACGAGGTGTTCAGGACCCTGAACGCGCTCGGCCCCATCGGCTCCTTCCCCAAGGGGTACAGCGGCGAAACCTTCAAGCTGATCGCCTTCTTCCACTATGGCAACGGCGGCGGCAGGCTCCGCTAGCAGCCAAGCCTCTTCCTCAAAAATGCCACGAACTCCCCGTTGAACTCGTCCCTTTTCAGCGCCATATCCACAGTCGCCTTCAAAAAGCCCAGCTTGTCGCCGCAGTCGTGACGCTTGCCGTCGAAACGGCAGCCGTAGATCGGCTCCTCGCGCGAGAGCGTCTTGATGGCGTCGGTCAACTGGATCTCCCCCCCCTTCCCCGGCTCCTGGTTCTCCAGAATCGGGAAGATACCGGGGGTGAGGATGTAGCGGCCGATGATGGCGAGATCCGACGGTGCCTCGGCGACCGGCGGCTTCTCCACAAGGTCGAGCACCTCGTAGGCGCGGTTGGAAAGTTGGTTCGCGCGCACGCAGCCGTAGGAGGAGATGGTTTCGATGGGGACCTTCTCCAGGGCCAGCACCGGCGAGCGGTAGCTCTCGTAGGTCTCCAGGAGCTGGGACAGGCAGGGCTGTTGCGCGTCGATTATGTCGTCGCCAAGAAGGACTGCAAAAGGCTCGTCGCCGATGAACTCCTTGGCGCAGAGGATGGCGTGGCCAAGCCCCAGCGCCTCCTTCTGGCGCACGAAGAAGATGTTCGCCATCTCCGCGATCTGGCGCACCTGCTGCAGTTCGTGGTCCTTCCCCTTATCGTAGAGAAGCGATTCCAGCTCGAAGGAGATGTCGAAGTGGTCCTCGATCGCCCTCTTGCCGCGCCCGGTGACGAAGAGGATCTGCTCGATCCCGGAAGCGACCGCCTCCTCCACGACGTACTGGACCAGCGGCTTGTCGATGAGGGGCAGCATCTCCTTAGGAGTCGATTTGGTCGCGGGCAAAAACCTGGTGCCGAGACCGGCAACGGGGAAAACAGCCTTCTTAACGCGCATGGCCTACTCCTTTGACTAAATTGCTCGGAAAGGAACGCTCCCCCCACCTGGTTCCGGTGGGGGGAGGATACTGCTAGAGCCCCCTCTTGGCAGACTCAAGCGTGTTCTGCAGCAGCATAGTGATGGTCATGGGGCCGACGCCGCCGGGGACCGGGGTGATGGCCGAGGCACGCTCGCTGGCCGCGGCGTATTCCACGTCCCCCACGAGCTTCTTCTCACCCACCCGGTTCACGCCGACGTCGATCACGACGGCCCCTTCCTTGATCCAGGCGCCCTTGATCATCTCCGGCACCCCGACCGCGGCGATGACCACGTCGGCCTGGGACACCTTTGCCGCGAGATCGCGGGTCTTGGAATGGCACAGGGTCACGGTGGCGTTTTGCTGCAGGCACATGAAGGCGACGGGCTTTCCGACGATGTTTGAGCGGCCCACCACGACCACCTCCTTGCCGGAAAGCTCGACCCCCGCCTCCTTCAGCATCACCATCACGCCGTAGGGGGTGCAGGGCTGGAAGAGCGGCTTGCCGATCACCAGGCGACCCACGTTGTAGGGATGGAAGCCGTCGGCGTCCTTCTCCGGCGAGATCGCCTCCAGGATGCGCTCGGTGTTGATCTGCTTGGGAAGCGGGAGCTGCACCAGTATGCCGTGGATCTTAGGGTCGTGGTTCAGTTTGTCGATCAGCGCCAGAAGCTCCGCCTCGCCGGTGTCGGCGGGAAGCTTGTACTCGTCCGAGAAGATCCCCACGTCGGCGCACGCCTTCTCTTTCATCGAAACGTAGACCTTGCTCGCGGGATCCTCTCCGACCAGCACCACGGCAAGACCCGGAACGATCCCCTTTTCTTTGAGTTGAGCTGCTTCCGCGCTGATTTCCGCACGGATCTTCGCCGCGATGGCCTTGCCGTCGATGATTTTTGCCATTATTCCCACCCCTTTGTTCCATTAATAATATGAGGCGCACAGCGAATCGAGACTGGCGCCTGAGACAGTTTTTTAAAAGGGAGATAATAAGTAACCGCGAGGAATTTGTAAAGCAGTTTGGAGGGATTAGGGACAAAAAAAACCCCCGTGGAACGGGGGCGTTTCAGGTTTTTTAGGAAGCCGAAGGGCAGCCGGCGCAGCTCCCGCCGGAGGGACAGGCCGGGGCGGCTTTGGAACCGCCGTAGCCGTCGCCGTACCACCCTCCCCCCTTGAGGGAGAACCCGGACTGGGAGATGAGCTTTTCCACCGGGCCGCCGCAAGTGGGGCACTCGGAAGCGGGCGCGTCGGAGAACTTCTGGCGCAACTCAAAGGTGTTATCGCAGCTTTTGCAGTGATACTCGTAAAGTGGCATCGCTTTTACTACCTCCTCTTTAACTAAACGCTACCGTAAGACGGCAACCGGCAGACCTAATATAAGTATCTGCATTCCTCTTTGTCAAGGGGCATCCGACTCGAGGCTCCCGGTCATGGCGAAGAGCAGGCGCGAGCGGTAGATGATTCCCACCACCTTTTTGCCGTCCACAACCGGAACCCTCTGGAAGCGGTGTGTGAGGAAGAGGTGCGCCACGTCGCTCACCCGGGCGTCCTGGGTCACCGAGATCGGCTGGTGCTCCATGATGTCCGAGATGGGGAGGCCCTTGATCCTGTCGCACAGGGAGGCGAAGAAGGCGGGATCGGATTTGTCGTCGGAGGCGCCGTCCATAAGCGCCGTGATGATGCTGAGCGGTGTGAGGATGCCAGCCAGCCCCCCGCGGTCGTTCAGCACGATCAGCCCGGGCGCGGCGTTCATGAAGCTCTCGTCTCCGAAGTTGCTTTTCATGATCCGGACCGCCTCGGCCACCGTCGTCCTGACCGAGATCGACGGTACGTCCGTCACCATAATGTCTCTTGCCTTCATCGCTGCTCCTTACTTTATCTTAAGTAGTGAGAGGAGCGCATCGGTGTCGACCCCTTCCACCTTTACCACCTTGTGCCTGGACTTGGCCCCCGACTTGATGCTCACCTTCGACTTCGCCACCCCGAGGGTCTTGGCGATCAGCTCGACGCACTGCTTGTTGGCGGCGTCCTCGACCGGCGGCGAGGTGAGCCTGAGCCTCAGTTCCCCTTCCTTGGCGCCGCAGATCTCGCTGCGCGAGGCCCTGGGTTGCACGTGCACCGTGAAGAGAAGCCCCTCCGGCGTCGCGGTGACCTTCAGATCCTCGCTCATTTATCCAGGGTGAGGAGCTTGTAGTAGTTGTCCAAAAGTGACTTGAAGCCGCTTTCGAACTGCACCTTTTCCCTTCTGAGCTCCTGGATCTGGTTGTTCAGCTGCAGCAGCCTGTTTTCCGCGTCCGCCACGATCCGCTCCCCCTTCAGTTCCGCCTCCGAAACGATCAGGTGCGCCTCCTTCTGGGCGTTCGCCTTCATCTCC from Citrifermentans bremense harbors:
- a CDS encoding TonB family protein, yielding MAKEMAPKGRGAFERLVPTLPSLQQPRQAQPHSAAPAPPQPEDTAKAPVPRGEGILKPRAQQLDRSRLFPSASRLARLEESYREKYRSEVEEGETRFLNTEDIQFGSFLRRLETAVYGVWHYPQAALLRGIEGTTPVRITFNRKGEIMKVDLLESSGSKILDDEVFRTLNALGPIGSFPKGYSGETFKLIAFFHYGNGGGRLR
- the folD gene encoding bifunctional methylenetetrahydrofolate dehydrogenase/methenyltetrahydrofolate cyclohydrolase FolD, with product MAKIIDGKAIAAKIRAEISAEAAQLKEKGIVPGLAVVLVGEDPASKVYVSMKEKACADVGIFSDEYKLPADTGEAELLALIDKLNHDPKIHGILVQLPLPKQINTERILEAISPEKDADGFHPYNVGRLVIGKPLFQPCTPYGVMVMLKEAGVELSGKEVVVVGRSNIVGKPVAFMCLQQNATVTLCHSKTRDLAAKVSQADVVIAAVGVPEMIKGAWIKEGAVVIDVGVNRVGEKKLVGDVEYAAASERASAITPVPGGVGPMTITMLLQNTLESAKRGL
- a CDS encoding CBS domain-containing protein; protein product: MKARDIMVTDVPSISVRTTVAEAVRIMKSNFGDESFMNAAPGLIVLNDRGGLAGILTPLSIITALMDGASDDKSDPAFFASLCDRIKGLPISDIMEHQPISVTQDARVSDVAHLFLTHRFQRVPVVDGKKVVGIIYRSRLLFAMTGSLESDAP
- a CDS encoding DUF167 domain-containing protein — encoded protein: MSEDLKVTATPEGLLFTVHVQPRASRSEICGAKEGELRLRLTSPPVEDAANKQCVELIAKTLGVAKSKVSIKSGAKSRHKVVKVEGVDTDALLSLLKIK
- a CDS encoding FmdB family zinc ribbon protein produces the protein MPLYEYHCKSCDNTFELRQKFSDAPASECPTCGGPVEKLISQSGFSLKGGGWYGDGYGGSKAAPACPSGGSCAGCPSAS
- the galU gene encoding UTP--glucose-1-phosphate uridylyltransferase GalU yields the protein MRVKKAVFPVAGLGTRFLPATKSTPKEMLPLIDKPLVQYVVEEAVASGIEQILFVTGRGKRAIEDHFDISFELESLLYDKGKDHELQQVRQIAEMANIFFVRQKEALGLGHAILCAKEFIGDEPFAVLLGDDIIDAQQPCLSQLLETYESYRSPVLALEKVPIETISSYGCVRANQLSNRAYEVLDLVEKPPVAEAPSDLAIIGRYILTPGIFPILENQEPGKGGEIQLTDAIKTLSREEPIYGCRFDGKRHDCGDKLGFLKATVDMALKRDEFNGEFVAFLRKRLGC